The Canis aureus isolate CA01 chromosome 9, VMU_Caureus_v.1.0, whole genome shotgun sequence genome has a segment encoding these proteins:
- the RTL1 gene encoding retrotransposon-like protein 1, with protein sequence MIEPSEDSFETMMERKNPSSKQMESSEGSSNTTVETSGSGAQEAAGPASGPAQGMKELPIDLRQDMEEPSSGPHREIKDPPNDLLQDLEESRNGSHQEVGDPSGEAPGTMEEASVNPRGARNKHGSDTDLASGREEEEQLEEEPETSEFMATVRSIISLYFRMQDLREQQRVAEEILMEAINAGRLPVPVNFSGDRREYHEFIVLCQLILQSYPSMFYNDRLRVGYIMCHLSGMALEWARALMNENSSLMSDFPAFLEAMSGMFEYRQAQRVAEDAMFNIRQGSRTAIEYINEFQGLVPTLGWSDEVLQAHLCQGLNEEIRHYLFRVPQPDSLESLIVLVLQIEEKLAERRAMLRLPPEARPRNLTWIDSPAPERWMVSSWLPCDARPAIDRNHLFLLLLVRVNPYHSVAVQALVDSGAGGNFMDERFAQEHYVELYEKPYPQMVQGVDGSLIGNEPVWLYTEPLVCIHQNHQESIEFDIVPSPNFSVILGIKWLRIHTPEVDWVRGRCTFHSPYCLQKCFRPPPPCIALERHAISLLPGLPPLYSDLADVFNPKEADDETSDQPSSDGSDDLSESEPSELQQAGDSDHSETFYECPSIAPWEPVGAGMQESARPRDDNWNAESMLTDKQDYIQIIPELFDQLHGATWFTKLELRGTIVEESMNIHQAEDVWKTAFGFELPKMKSYKPFPLSSDPVIPQNVLHFILKDMLGYFVLSYGQDVVVYSMSQEEHFQHVRQVLVRFRHHHVYCSLDRSQFHRHTVEFMGFVLTPKGVKLNKTIVTTVTGYPTPGSKKSLKHLLRFILPYQHFVERFSVIIEPLVRLLLNAPTFSWGDEEQEAFECLKRAFRKAPLLHHPKPQNPFYLETGVTKTALHASLIQIDEQTGKRVSCAFYSRIISPIEVAYSQLEMKILPIRASFMVWCRYLENTEEPIMILLNTEDLASLNNDRLTVLLPGHWVFFFSHFNFDVMERPAQEGGRPLPPVRNLTRRAFQHNTATRSRSLFTTGGYFGDRSLDSEEDDETEDASNQDEPNGRNLQQEFLALIPIDQIFHSFLAHFSVAQIRAVILHFFRGLLFWKDTLAVAALLVLLKLKRRLSMLPTPAWAAVWPPQRRWLRLGQAATLVPGSGTATAIAQLLTQVPPTVGTSAVPAQELAGLLLGPGHRQQRALLPLTRRGLQLTPGFWLLLCDFFGVRVGAWEGARPLPGGTRYLELHVVGDEDVVLREALQDDLQRYRQCGLHDGLQDTSQDEQENDVQEALSTDTPMVLQPLRHLPVPSEVLAFLSRHPPRVRSAYGQPDPVAQELAARALLRFLTTVYAQAPPAPIWAGQPRGEARLEELPDGEDNASLK encoded by the coding sequence ATGATAGAACCCTCTGAAGACTCATTTGAGACGATGATGGAGCGTAAGAATCCATCATCAAAACAAATGGAGTCCTCCGAGGGCTCATCCAACACCACCGTGGAGACATCAGGCAGCGGCGCGCAGGAGGCGGCGGGGCCCGCCAGTGGCCCAGCCCAGGGAATGAAAGAGCTGCCCATTGATCTCCGCCAAGACATGGAGGAGCCATCCAGTGGCCCACATAGGGAAATTAAGGATCCACCCAATGACCTACTCCAAGACCTGGAGGAGTCACGCAATGGTTCACATCAGGAAGTGGGGGATCCATCCGGTGAGGCACCTGGCACAATGGAAGAAGCATCAGTCAACCCAAGGGGAGCCCGAAACAAACACGGCAGCGACACTGACCTGGCCagcgggagggaggaggaggagcagctggAAGAGGAGCCCGAGACTTCGGAGTTCATGGCCACGGTGAGATCCATCATCTCTCTGTACTTCCGCATGCAAGACCTCAGAGAGCAACAAAGAGTAGCAGAAGAGATCTTGATGGAAGCGATCAACGCAGGCCGACTGCCCGTCCCGGTAAACTTCTCCGGCGACCGCAGAGAATACCACGAGTTCATCGTGCTCTGCCAACTGATCCTACAAAGCTACCCGAGCATGTTCTACAACGACCGCCTGCGAGTGGGGTACATCATGTGCCACCTCTCGGGCATGGCCTTAGAATGGGCCAGAGCTCTGATGAATGAAAACAGCTCCCTGATGAGCGACTTCCCCGCCTTCCTGGAGGCCATGTCAGGTATGTTCGAGTACCGCCAGGCGCAGCGTGTGGCCGAAGATGCCATGTTCAACATCAGGCAGGGAAGTCGCACCGCCATCGAATACATCAATGAGTTCCAGGGCCTGGTACCCACCTTGGGCTGGTCGGACGAAGTCCTGCAGGCCCACCTGTGCCAGGGGCTCAACGAGGAAATCAGGCACTATCTGTTCCGCGTCCCGCAGCCGGATTCGCTCGAAAGTCTCATCGTGCTCGTCCTGCAGATAGAAGAAAAGCTGGCAGAGCGAAGGGCGATGCTCAGGCTGCCCCCAGAGGCTCGCCCACGGAACCTGACCTGGATCGACTCACCTGCCCCGGAGAGGTGGATGGTTAGCAGCTGGCTGCCCTGCGACGCCCGGCCCGCCATCGACCGCAACcacctcttcctgctgctcctggTCAGGGTGAACCCCTACCACAGCGTCGCGGTTCAGGCCCTGGTCGACTCAGGGGCGGGCGGCAACTTCATGGATGAGAGGTTTGCCCAAGAGCACTATGTCGAGCTCTACGAGAAGCCCTACCCGCAGATGGTCCAAGGCGTGGACGGCTCACTGATCGGCAACGAACCTGTCTGGCTCTACACCGAGCCCCTGGTGTGCATCCATCAGAACCACCAGGAGTCCATCGAATTCGACATCGTTCCGTCCCCCAACTTCTCCGTGATATTAGGCATCAAGTGGCTCCGGATCCACACCCCCGAAGTCGACTGGGTCAGAGGCCGCTGCACCTTTCACTCTCCCTACTGCCTGCAGAAGTGCTTCCGCCCGCCCCCACCATGCATCGCACTGGAAAGACATGCCATCAGCCTGCTGCCCGGACTGCCGCCCCTGTACTCCGACCTGGCCGACGTGTTTAACCCGAAGGAAGCAGATGATGAGACTTCCGACCAGCCAAGCTCAGACGGATCCGATGATCTTTCTGAATCAGAGCCCTCTGAGCTTCAGCAGGCTGGAGACAGTGATCACAGCGAGACCTTTTACGAATGTCCCTCCATCGCGCCGTGGGAACCTGTGGGTGCCGGGATGCAAGAAAGTGCCAGGCCGCGGGATGACAACTGGAACGCGGAGAGCATGCTGACCGACAAACAAGACTACATACAGATCATTCCAGAACTATTCGACCAGTTACACGGAGCTACATGGTTCACGAAGCTGGAGCTGCGGGGGACCATCGTGGAGGAAAGCATGAACATACACCAAGCGGAGGACGTATGGAAAACAGCGTTTGGTTTCGAGCTCCCAAAGATGAAGAGCTACAAGCCCTTTCCACTATCCTCAGACCCGGTCATCCCTCAGAACGTGCTCCACTTTATCCTAAAGGACATGCTCGGCTACTTCGTGCTCTCTTACGGGCAGGACGTCGTGGTCTACTCAATGAGCCAGGAAGAACACTTCCAACACGTCCGCCAAGTCCTGGTCCGCTTCCGACACCACCACGTCTACTGCTCGCTGGACAGAAGCCAGTTCCACCGACACACGGTCGAATTCATGGGATTTGTCCTCACCCCCAAAGGGGTGAAACTGAACAAGACCATCGTGACCACCGTGACGGGGTACCCCACCCCTGGCTCTAAGAAGTCCCTGAAACACCTGCTCCGCTTCATCCTGCCCTACCAGCACTTCGTGGAGCGCTTCAGCGTCATCATAGAGCCCCTGGTGAGGCTGCTGCTGAACGCCCCAACGTTCTCCTGGGGAGACGAGGAGCAAGAGGCCTTCGAGTGCCTGAAGCGGGCTTTCCGCAAGGCGCCCCTCCTGCACCACCCCAAGCCGCAGAACCCCTTCTACTTGGAAACGGGCGTCACCAAGACAGCTCTGCACGCCTCCCTGATCCAGATAGACGAGCAGACCGGCAAGAGAGTCTCCTGCGCTTTCTACTCCCGAATTATCTCGCCTATCGAAGTCGCCTACTCTCAACTGGAAATGAAGATTCTTCCAATAAGGGCTTCCTTCATGGTGTGGTGCCGCTACCTGGAGAACACCGAGGAGCCCATCATGATCCTTCTCAACACAGAGGATCTAGCCTCTCTGAATAATGACAGGCTCACCGTACTTCTCCCCGGGCATTGGGTCTTCTTCTTCTCCCACTTCAACTTTGACGTCATGGAGCGGCCTGCGCAAGAGGGCGGCCGGCCTCTGCCACCCGTGAGAAACCTCACCCGAAGGGCTTTCCAGCACAACACTGCCACCCGGTCCAGGTCCCTGTTCACTACGGGAGGGTATTTCGGGGATCGGTCCCTAGACTCGGAGGAAGACGATGAGACTGAAGACGCATCGAACCAGGACGAGCCCAACGGGCGGAACCTCCAGCAGGAGTTCCTGGCTCTGATACCAATCGATCAAATATTCCACAGCTTCCTCGCCCACTTCAGCGTGGCCCAGATCAGGGCCGTCATCCTGCACTTCTTCCGGGGCCTCCTCTTCTGGAAGGACACCCTGGCCGTGGCAGCACTCCTGGTGCTGCTGAAGCTGAAGCGGCGCCTCTCCATGCTGCCCACGCCCGCCTGGGCGGCCGTGTGGCCCCCGCAGAGGCGCTGGCTGCGCCTCGGCCAGGCCGCGACCCTCGTCCCCGGCAGCGGCACGGCCACCGCCATCGCTCAGCtcctcacccaggtgccccccaccgtGGGCACGAGCGCCGTCCCGGCCCAAGAGCTGGCCGGGCTGCTCCTGGGCCCCGGCCACCGGCAGCAACGCGCCCTGCTCCCCCTGACCCGCCGGGGCCTGCAGCTCACACCCGGCTTCTGGCTGCTGCTGTGTGACTTCTTCGGGGTCCGAGTTGGCGCGTGGGAGGGAGCCCGCCCCCTCCCGGGGGGCACCCGCTATCTGGAGCTGCACGTCGTGGGTGATGAAGATGTCGTCTTGCGAGAAGCCCTGCAAGACGACCTGCAACGTTACCGTCAGTGTGGCCTGCATGACGGCCTGCAAGACACCTCGCAGGACGAGCAGGAGAACGACGTGCAGGAGGCCCTCAGCACCGACACCCCCATGGTCCTGCAGCCCCTCCGACACCTCCCCGTGCCCTCCGAAGTCCTCGCCTTCCTGAGCCGACACCCGCCCCGGGTCCGCAGCGCCTACGGGCAGCCTGACCCCGTCGCCCAGGAGCTGGCAGCCAGGGCCCTGCTCCGCTTTCTGACCACGGTCTACGCACAGGCACCACCGGCCCCCATCTGGGCGGGCCAGCCCCGGGGGGAAGCCAGGCTGGAAGAGCTGCCTGACGGCGAGGACAACGCGAGCCTCAAGTGA